One Pseudomonas sp. MH9.2 DNA segment encodes these proteins:
- a CDS encoding inactive transglutaminase family protein has protein sequence MRSITLHLKILIAVLVTLGIAITAYQIFVLGIPVTEDETDDLWNIDAKVEFVANTKDPVKIQMFVPPLSHDYVSLNESFISNNYGVSVNRVDGNRKVTWSARRATGNQTLYYRLVLTKRYSGDKPKIKGSVFRDSIAIEGAEKIAAEALLEPIRQHSADIETFVTEAIKRVNNLSDDNVKLLLAGDTSTSNKARIIELLLSIAHVPVEKLHTIRLTTDQPQTPELWLRSFNGKDWLYFNPDNGEQGLPTDRLTWWIGDENLVSVEGGKKATVNFTLNNSEMNAIRLAKLTDANTDDHFLGYSLYGLPLQTQQTFMIMVMIPIGVLVILILRNLIGLETLGTFTPVLIALAFRETQLGFGIVLFTIITALGLSLRSYLEHLKLQMLPRLSVVLTFVVVLIAAISLFSHKLGLERGLSVALFPMVILTMTIERLSITWEERGSGHAMKVAIGTLFAASLAHLIMSVPELTYFVFTFPAVLLILVGFMLAMGRYRGYRLTELMRFKAFLKDEPK, from the coding sequence ATGCGCTCGATTACCCTCCATCTGAAAATCCTGATTGCTGTCCTGGTGACACTGGGGATAGCGATCACGGCGTATCAGATTTTCGTTCTCGGCATTCCAGTGACCGAGGATGAAACGGACGACTTGTGGAACATCGACGCCAAAGTCGAGTTCGTCGCCAACACCAAAGACCCAGTCAAGATCCAGATGTTCGTACCGCCCCTGAGCCACGACTACGTCAGCCTCAACGAGAGTTTCATCTCCAACAATTACGGTGTAAGCGTCAACCGCGTCGACGGCAACCGCAAAGTCACCTGGTCGGCCCGACGCGCCACCGGCAACCAGACACTTTACTACCGCCTGGTACTGACCAAACGCTACAGCGGAGATAAACCCAAGATCAAAGGCTCGGTTTTCCGTGACAGCATCGCCATTGAAGGCGCGGAAAAAATTGCCGCCGAAGCCCTGCTCGAACCTATCCGCCAGCACTCGGCGGACATCGAAACCTTTGTTACCGAAGCCATCAAGCGGGTCAACAACCTCAGCGACGACAACGTAAAGCTGCTGTTGGCGGGTGACACGTCGACCTCGAACAAGGCAAGAATCATTGAGTTATTGCTGTCCATTGCCCACGTACCGGTCGAAAAACTGCACACCATACGCCTGACGACCGATCAACCTCAGACCCCCGAGTTGTGGCTGCGCAGTTTCAACGGCAAAGACTGGTTGTACTTCAACCCGGACAACGGCGAACAAGGCCTGCCGACAGATCGGCTGACGTGGTGGATCGGCGATGAGAACCTGGTGAGTGTCGAAGGCGGAAAAAAAGCCACGGTGAACTTCACCCTCAACAACAGTGAAATGAACGCGATCCGCCTGGCCAAGCTGACCGACGCAAACACCGACGACCACTTCCTTGGGTACTCGCTCTACGGGCTGCCGCTACAAACCCAGCAGACGTTCATGATCATGGTGATGATCCCGATTGGCGTGCTGGTGATCCTGATCCTGCGTAACCTGATTGGCCTGGAGACCCTCGGCACCTTTACCCCGGTGCTGATCGCCCTGGCGTTCCGAGAGACACAGCTGGGCTTTGGTATCGTGCTGTTCACGATCATCACCGCGCTCGGCCTGTCATTACGCTCCTATCTTGAGCATTTGAAGCTGCAAATGCTGCCGCGATTGTCGGTGGTGCTGACCTTCGTCGTGGTACTGATTGCGGCCATCAGCCTGTTCAGCCACAAGCTTGGCCTTGAACGTGGCTTGTCAGTGGCGCTGTTCCCGATGGTGATTCTGACCATGACCATCGAGCGGCTGTCGATCACCTGGGAAGAGCGTGGCAGCGGTCATGCGATGAAAGTCGCCATTGGCACCCTGTTCGCAGCGTCTCTGGCACACCTCATCATGAGCGTGCCGGAACTGACTTACTTCGTCTTTACCTTCCCCGCCGTGTTGCTGATTCTCGTGGGCTTCATGCTGGCGATGGGACGTTATCGCGGCTACCGCCTGACCGAACTGATGCGCTTCAAGGCGTTCCTCAAGGACGAGCCAAAATGA
- a CDS encoding pyruvate, water dikinase regulatory protein, whose translation MKRSAFFISDGTGITAETLGQSLLAQFENITFNKFTRPYIDNVEKARAMVQQINSAADKDELRPIIFDTIVNQEIREILATSNGFMIDIFSTFLAPLELELSSHSSYSVGKSHSIGHNSNYMERIEAVNFALDNDDGARTHYYDKADLILVGVSRCGKTPTCLYMAMQFGIRAANYPLTEDDMEHLQLPAALKQHRNKLFGLTIDPDRLTAIRNERKPNSRYSSYAQCEFEVREVESLLRRENIPHINSTHFSVEEISAKILVEKGVERRFK comes from the coding sequence ATGAAACGATCTGCTTTCTTCATCTCCGACGGCACTGGCATCACAGCCGAGACACTCGGCCAAAGCCTGTTAGCGCAATTCGAAAACATCACGTTCAATAAGTTCACGCGACCGTACATCGATAACGTGGAAAAGGCGCGCGCTATGGTACAACAAATCAACAGCGCCGCCGATAAGGATGAACTACGACCGATCATTTTCGACACCATCGTCAACCAGGAAATTCGCGAAATCCTGGCGACCTCAAACGGCTTCATGATCGATATCTTCTCAACCTTTCTCGCCCCGCTGGAGCTGGAGCTTAGTTCACACTCCTCGTATTCAGTCGGTAAATCCCACTCTATCGGGCACAACTCCAACTACATGGAGCGGATCGAGGCGGTTAACTTCGCGCTCGACAATGACGACGGCGCCCGTACGCACTACTACGACAAAGCCGACCTTATCCTGGTGGGCGTCTCGCGCTGTGGCAAAACGCCAACTTGTCTATACATGGCCATGCAATTCGGCATTCGTGCGGCCAACTACCCGTTGACCGAAGACGACATGGAGCATTTGCAATTACCGGCTGCGCTCAAGCAGCATCGAAACAAACTGTTCGGCCTGACCATTGATCCGGATCGATTGACGGCGATTCGCAACGAACGCAAACCCAATAGCCGCTACTCCAGCTATGCCCAGTGCGAGTTCGAAGTCCGCGAAGTAGAAAGCCTCCTCCGCCGTGAAAACATTCCGCACATCAACTCCACGCACTTTTCGGTTGAAGAGATTTCAGCAAAAATCCTCGTAGAAAAAGGCGTCGAGCGACGGTTCAAGTAA
- a CDS encoding alpha-L-glutamate ligase-like protein — MGFWKTWKALEAKGIMGINRRNADYVLKYNKRSLYPIVDDKIITKERAILAGIHVPEMYGVISTEKEIEKLDEIIGGRNDFVIKPAQGAGGDGILVIADRFEDRFRTVSGRIISHEEIEHQVSSILTGLYSLGGHRDRALIEYRVTPDQIFKSISYEGVPDIRVIVLMGYPIMAMLRLPTRQSSGKANLHQGAIGVGVDLATGLTLRGTWLNTIISKHPDTTNAVDGVQLPNWDGFMKLAAGCYELCGLGYIGVDMVLDQEKGPLILELNARPGLNIQIANDCGLTHRAHAVEARLEQLALNGEQETPEERVRFVQELFGHVPVVS, encoded by the coding sequence ATCGGCTTCTGGAAGACCTGGAAGGCCCTGGAAGCCAAGGGCATCATGGGTATCAACCGGCGCAACGCAGATTACGTACTCAAGTACAACAAGCGCAGCCTGTACCCGATCGTCGATGACAAAATCATCACCAAAGAGCGTGCGATCCTGGCCGGTATCCATGTGCCGGAGATGTACGGGGTCATTTCCACTGAAAAAGAAATCGAAAAGCTCGACGAGATCATCGGCGGGCGCAACGACTTCGTGATCAAGCCGGCGCAAGGTGCGGGTGGCGACGGAATTCTGGTGATCGCTGACCGCTTCGAAGACCGGTTTCGCACGGTCTCGGGCAGAATCATCAGCCACGAAGAAATCGAACATCAAGTCTCCAGCATCCTTACCGGTCTGTATTCACTGGGCGGGCACCGTGATCGTGCGCTGATCGAATACCGGGTCACGCCGGACCAGATCTTCAAGAGCATCAGCTATGAAGGCGTGCCCGACATCCGCGTCATCGTGCTGATGGGCTACCCGATCATGGCCATGCTGCGCTTGCCAACACGTCAATCCAGCGGCAAGGCCAACCTGCACCAGGGCGCTATCGGCGTCGGGGTCGACCTCGCCACTGGCCTGACCTTACGCGGCACCTGGCTGAACACCATCATCAGTAAACACCCGGACACCACCAACGCTGTGGACGGCGTGCAATTGCCGAACTGGGACGGCTTCATGAAACTCGCCGCTGGCTGTTATGAGCTGTGCGGGCTGGGCTACATCGGCGTCGACATGGTCCTGGACCAGGAGAAAGGCCCGCTGATTCTTGAACTCAATGCCCGCCCCGGCCTGAATATCCAGATCGCCAATGACTGCGGCTTGACCCATCGGGCTCATGCCGTCGAGGCTCGCCTTGAACAGTTGGCACTTAACGGCGAGCAGGAAACCCCGGAAGAGAGGGTGCGTTTCGTGCAAGAGCTGTTTGGGCATGTCCCCGTGGTTTCCTGA
- the rraA gene encoding ribonuclease E activity regulator RraA has product MHYLTPDLCDAYPELVQVVEPMFSNFGGRDSFGGEIVTIKCFEDNSLVKEQVDLDGKGKVLVVDGGGSLRKALLGDMLAEKASRNGWEGLVIYGCIRDVDVIAQTDLGVQALASHPMKTDKRGIGDLNVAVTFAGVTFRPGEYVYADNNGVIISPSPLKMPE; this is encoded by the coding sequence ATGCATTACCTCACCCCCGATTTGTGCGATGCCTACCCGGAACTGGTGCAGGTCGTTGAGCCGATGTTCAGCAATTTTGGTGGCCGCGATTCCTTTGGTGGTGAAATCGTCACCATCAAGTGTTTCGAGGACAACTCGTTGGTCAAAGAGCAGGTCGATCTCGACGGTAAGGGTAAAGTGTTGGTAGTCGACGGCGGTGGCTCGCTGCGCAAGGCGTTGCTGGGTGACATGCTCGCCGAAAAAGCTTCAAGGAATGGCTGGGAAGGCCTGGTGATTTACGGTTGCATCCGCGACGTCGACGTCATCGCGCAAACCGATCTGGGCGTGCAGGCACTGGCCAGCCACCCAATGAAAACCGACAAGCGCGGTATCGGCGACCTTAACGTGGCGGTGACATTCGCGGGTGTGACCTTCCGTCCGGGCGAGTACGTATACGCTGACAATAATGGCGTGATCATCTCCCCAAGCCCTTTGAAGATGCCGGAATAA
- a CDS encoding ATP-dependent zinc protease encodes MRLKPFPTLFCLFLLPGVSAAADKTVYGLNEYATLSDIDLQVAAKLDTGAKTASLSARDIKRFKRNGETWVRFYLAIDDAHAHPIERPLARVSKIKRRAGDYDPDDEKKYTARPVISLDVCMGTAIRSIEVNLTDRSAFQYPLLIGSEALKRFDALVDPSLKYAAGKPACATDAHTAE; translated from the coding sequence ATGAGACTCAAGCCCTTCCCCACATTATTCTGTTTATTCCTTTTACCCGGTGTAAGTGCTGCGGCTGACAAGACTGTGTATGGCCTTAACGAATACGCCACACTCTCCGACATCGATCTGCAAGTCGCGGCAAAACTCGACACCGGCGCCAAAACCGCCTCCCTCAGCGCCCGCGACATCAAGCGCTTCAAACGCAATGGCGAAACCTGGGTGCGCTTCTACCTGGCCATCGACGATGCCCACGCACATCCGATCGAGCGACCATTGGCACGGGTCAGCAAGATCAAGCGCCGCGCCGGCGATTACGACCCTGACGATGAAAAAAAGTACACCGCGCGCCCGGTCATCAGCCTGGATGTGTGCATGGGTACTGCTATTCGCAGCATCGAAGTGAACTTGACTGACCGAAGTGCATTCCAATACCCGCTTTTGATAGGTTCCGAAGCACTCAAACGCTTTGATGCGCTGGTCGATCCGAGTCTTAAATACGCAGCGGGCAAGCCTGCCTGTGCCACCGACGCTCATACCGCAGAGTAA
- a CDS encoding alpha/beta fold hydrolase — MQSSSNLFPVALISAERRGDLIEDVYRLKPANSPDISVELAVTRLGLAEQPDTRGIPVVLLHGSFSNRRFWYSPKGIGLGAYLARAGFDVWIPEMRGHGLSSRNQAYRHNRVADYARYDLPAIGAFVREQSGQPPHWIGHSLGGITLAAALGGHYLDSEGVASVALFGSQISRTYWPLKIPPVEWGGRLLLKRFRHISGSRLKRGPEDEPIGLALESMRWYGLFRRFGDAERDWWAGLSEVRVPVLAVAATGDDQDPVWACRKLYEQFGSERRQFVCLGRDQGFAEDFGHVEMLVSRGAQTQVWPLVAGWLRDPSVPLTEQ, encoded by the coding sequence ATGCAAAGCAGCAGCAATCTCTTTCCTGTGGCCTTGATCAGCGCCGAACGCCGTGGCGATCTGATTGAGGACGTGTACCGTTTGAAACCCGCCAACAGCCCGGACATCAGTGTCGAACTGGCCGTGACCCGTCTCGGACTGGCCGAACAGCCCGATACGCGGGGCATTCCAGTGGTCCTGCTACACGGTAGTTTCTCCAATCGACGCTTCTGGTATTCACCCAAAGGCATTGGCCTGGGCGCGTATCTGGCGCGCGCGGGTTTCGATGTGTGGATTCCGGAAATGCGCGGGCATGGTCTGTCTTCGCGCAATCAAGCTTACCGGCACAACCGTGTGGCCGATTACGCGCGCTATGACCTGCCGGCAATTGGCGCCTTTGTGCGAGAGCAAAGTGGGCAGCCCCCGCACTGGATTGGCCACTCGCTGGGCGGTATCACGCTCGCGGCGGCGCTTGGTGGGCATTACCTTGACTCGGAGGGCGTGGCCTCGGTTGCGCTGTTCGGCAGTCAGATCAGTCGTACGTATTGGCCGTTGAAGATCCCGCCAGTTGAGTGGGGCGGGCGCCTGTTGCTCAAGCGCTTCAGGCATATCTCCGGCTCGCGCTTGAAGCGAGGGCCCGAAGATGAGCCTATTGGGCTGGCATTGGAAAGCATGCGTTGGTATGGGCTTTTCCGTCGCTTTGGCGATGCCGAGCGAGATTGGTGGGCGGGGTTGAGCGAGGTCCGAGTGCCGGTGCTCGCGGTTGCCGCCACTGGGGATGATCAAGACCCCGTATGGGCTTGTCGTAAGCTGTACGAGCAGTTCGGTTCAGAGCGACGCCAGTTTGTCTGCCTCGGTCGTGATCAGGGCTTTGCCGAAGACTTTGGCCATGTCGAAATGCTCGTCAGCAGAGGCGCGCAAACGCAAGTATGGCCGTTAGTAGCGGGCTGGTTGCGGGATCCGTCTGTGCCTCTGACCGAGCAGTAA
- the prpD gene encoding 2-methylcitrate dehydratase, with translation MSANVDLNNRPDYDKVLQDIADYVLNFEIESREVLDTARNCLMDTLGCGLLALRFPECTKHLGPIVEGTIVPFGARVPGTRFSLDPVKAAWDIGCIVRWLDYNDTWLAAEWGHPSDNLGGILAVADHLSQKRVANGDAPLTVRAVLESMIMAHEIQGVIALENSFNRVGLDHVLLVKVASTAVTAKLMGANREQLLAALSHAFVDGQALRTYRHAPNAGSRKSWAAGDASSRGVRLADIAMRGEMGIPGVLSAPQWGFYDVLFSHTNKDLALKPEGKREFALSQAYGTYVMENVLFKISFPAEFHAQTACEAAVTLHPQVRDRLHEIEKIVITTHESAIRIISKQGKLANAADRDHCIQYMTAVPLAFGNLVAEQYEDDFHAAHPIIDELREKMVIVEDARYTREYLEADKRSIANAIQVFFTDGSSTEQVVVEYPIGHRRRRVEGIPLLEDKFKANLATRFTAQRTSEIFALCKDQAKLEATPVNRFVDLFVI, from the coding sequence ATGAGTGCCAACGTTGATCTGAACAATCGTCCGGACTACGACAAGGTCTTGCAAGATATCGCTGACTACGTCCTGAACTTCGAGATCGAGTCCAGGGAAGTGCTGGACACTGCGCGCAACTGCCTGATGGATACCCTGGGCTGTGGCCTTTTGGCACTGCGATTCCCTGAGTGCACCAAGCATCTTGGCCCAATCGTCGAAGGGACTATTGTGCCGTTCGGTGCACGTGTTCCTGGTACCCGTTTCAGTCTTGACCCGGTAAAAGCGGCTTGGGACATTGGTTGCATTGTGCGCTGGCTTGATTACAACGACACATGGCTGGCCGCTGAGTGGGGTCACCCGTCCGATAACCTCGGCGGCATTCTCGCCGTGGCGGACCATCTGTCGCAAAAGCGCGTCGCCAACGGTGATGCTCCGTTGACCGTGCGTGCCGTGCTTGAATCGATGATCATGGCTCATGAAATCCAGGGTGTTATTGCGCTGGAGAACTCGTTCAATCGCGTCGGTCTTGACCACGTATTGTTGGTGAAAGTGGCATCGACGGCTGTCACCGCCAAGCTGATGGGTGCTAACCGCGAACAGCTGCTGGCTGCGCTGTCTCATGCGTTCGTTGATGGTCAGGCGTTGCGTACTTATCGTCATGCGCCGAATGCCGGCTCTCGTAAGTCCTGGGCTGCGGGCGACGCCTCAAGCCGTGGCGTGCGTCTGGCCGATATCGCCATGCGCGGCGAGATGGGTATTCCTGGCGTGCTGAGTGCGCCGCAGTGGGGCTTCTACGACGTATTGTTTAGCCACACCAACAAGGATCTGGCGCTCAAGCCAGAGGGCAAGCGTGAGTTCGCCCTCTCTCAGGCATACGGCACATATGTGATGGAGAATGTGCTGTTCAAAATAAGCTTTCCTGCTGAATTCCACGCGCAAACTGCGTGTGAAGCCGCTGTAACCCTGCATCCGCAGGTCAGGGATCGCCTGCACGAGATCGAGAAAATCGTCATCACGACCCACGAGTCGGCTATTCGGATCATTTCCAAGCAAGGCAAACTGGCCAACGCGGCAGATCGCGATCACTGCATTCAATACATGACGGCGGTGCCGCTGGCGTTTGGTAACCTGGTTGCCGAGCAGTACGAAGACGACTTCCACGCCGCTCATCCGATCATTGACGAGCTGCGCGAGAAGATGGTGATTGTGGAAGACGCGCGCTATACCCGTGAATACCTGGAGGCCGACAAGCGCTCCATCGCCAATGCGATTCAAGTGTTCTTCACGGATGGTTCCAGCACCGAACAGGTTGTGGTCGAGTACCCGATTGGTCACCGTCGTCGTCGCGTCGAAGGTATTCCGTTGCTCGAAGACAAGTTCAAGGCCAACCTGGCAACCAGATTCACCGCCCAGCGCACCAGCGAAATCTTCGCCCTGTGCAAGGATCAGGCGAAGCTGGAAGCTACGCCGGTCAACCGTTTTGTTGATTTGTTCGTGATTTGA
- a CDS encoding Rieske (2Fe-2S) protein — translation MFVPLERLINLNEGYRRTFKVAGRDMLLMVVDNLPLLLEDSCPHQGAPLHSGTLVGTVLRCKRHGIEFQLPSGRPLQASCPGLKFFTLTYEGDRIGIDV, via the coding sequence ATGTTCGTGCCACTTGAGCGCCTGATCAATTTGAATGAAGGCTACCGGCGAACCTTCAAAGTCGCTGGGCGAGATATGTTGTTGATGGTCGTCGATAACCTGCCCCTGCTGCTCGAGGACAGCTGTCCGCATCAAGGCGCGCCCTTGCACAGCGGGACCCTTGTGGGTACGGTCTTGCGATGCAAGCGTCATGGTATTGAGTTCCAATTACCGAGCGGGCGTCCCTTGCAGGCGTCATGCCCGGGCCTGAAGTTTTTTACCCTGACCTATGAAGGTGATCGAATTGGTATCGATGTCTAG
- the ppsA gene encoding phosphoenolpyruvate synthase, which yields MVEYVVSLDKLGVHDVEHVGGKNASLGEMISNLAGAGVSVPGGFATTAQAYRDFLELSGLNDQIHAALDALDVDDVNALAKTGAQIRAWIMEAEFPEKLNAEIRTAFAELSAGNPNLAVAVRSSATAEDLPDASFAGQQETFLNIRGVENVIRAAKEVFASLFNDRAISYRVHQGFDHKLVALSAGVQRMVRSETGTAGVMFTLDTESGFRDVVFITGAYGLGETVVQGAVNPDEFYVHKNTLAAGRPAILRRNLGSKAIKMIYGDEAKAGRSVKVIDVEPADRARFCLTDAEVSELAKQAMIIEQHYKCPMDIEWAKDGDDGKLYIVQARPETVKSRTSSNVMERYLLKETGTVLVEGRAIGQRIGAGKVRIIKDVSEMDKVQPGDVLVSDMTDPDWEPVMKRASAIVTNRGGRTCHAAIIARELGIPAVVGCGNATEVLQEGQGVTVSCAEGDTGYIFEGELGFDIKKNSVDAMPDLPFKIMMNVGNPDRAFDFAQLPNAGVGLARLEFIINRMIGVHPKALLNYAGLPQDIKASVDKRIAGYDDPVGFYVEKLVEGISTLAAAFTPKKVIVRLSDFKSNEYANLIGGKLYEPEEENPMLGFRGASRYISENFRDCFELECRALKRVRNEMGLTNVEIMVPFVRTLGEASQVIDLLAANGLVRGENGLRIIMMCELPSNAILAEEFLEFFDGFSIGSNDLTQLTLGLDRDSGIIAHLFDERNPAVKKLLSNAIQACNKAGKYIGICGQGPSDHPDLAKWLMEQGIESVSLNPDSVLETWFFLAEAQAPV from the coding sequence TTGGTAGAGTACGTAGTTTCCCTCGATAAGCTCGGCGTCCATGATGTGGAGCACGTGGGGGGCAAGAACGCATCCCTCGGCGAGATGATCAGTAACCTCGCGGGCGCCGGTGTTTCGGTCCCCGGTGGCTTTGCCACTACGGCTCAAGCGTATCGTGATTTTCTTGAGTTGAGCGGTTTGAACGATCAGATCCATGCCGCCCTTGATGCGCTTGACGTCGATGATGTCAACGCTCTGGCCAAGACGGGTGCGCAAATCCGCGCCTGGATCATGGAGGCCGAGTTTCCCGAAAAACTCAACGCTGAAATTCGTACGGCGTTCGCCGAGCTGTCGGCCGGCAACCCGAACCTGGCTGTTGCCGTGCGTTCTTCGGCCACCGCTGAAGACTTGCCCGACGCATCGTTCGCCGGCCAGCAAGAAACCTTCCTTAATATTCGCGGTGTCGAAAACGTCATCCGCGCAGCAAAGGAAGTGTTCGCCTCGCTGTTCAATGACCGCGCTATTTCCTATCGTGTGCACCAAGGCTTCGATCACAAACTGGTCGCTCTGTCTGCAGGTGTGCAGCGCATGGTTCGCTCGGAAACCGGCACTGCCGGCGTGATGTTCACGCTGGATACCGAATCCGGTTTCCGTGACGTGGTGTTTATCACAGGCGCCTATGGCCTGGGTGAAACAGTGGTTCAGGGCGCGGTCAACCCTGACGAGTTCTACGTTCACAAAAATACCCTTGCAGCCGGTCGCCCAGCGATTCTGCGCCGCAACCTGGGCAGCAAAGCCATCAAAATGATTTACGGCGACGAAGCCAAGGCTGGTAGATCGGTCAAGGTTATCGACGTAGAGCCGGCTGATCGTGCGCGCTTCTGCCTGACCGACGCCGAAGTCAGCGAACTGGCCAAGCAGGCAATGATTATCGAGCAGCACTACAAGTGCCCGATGGACATCGAATGGGCCAAAGACGGTGATGATGGCAAGCTTTACATCGTTCAGGCCCGCCCTGAAACCGTGAAAAGCCGTACGTCGTCCAACGTCATGGAGCGCTACCTGCTCAAGGAAACCGGCACTGTGCTGGTGGAAGGTCGCGCTATCGGTCAGCGCATCGGCGCTGGCAAAGTACGGATCATCAAAGATGTATCCGAGATGGACAAAGTGCAGCCGGGCGATGTGTTGGTTTCCGACATGACCGACCCGGACTGGGAGCCGGTGATGAAGCGCGCCAGCGCCATCGTCACTAACCGTGGTGGACGTACCTGTCACGCGGCAATCATCGCTCGCGAGCTGGGTATCCCGGCCGTGGTCGGTTGCGGCAACGCCACCGAAGTGTTGCAAGAAGGGCAGGGCGTGACCGTTTCCTGTGCCGAAGGCGATACCGGCTACATTTTCGAGGGCGAACTGGGCTTCGACATCAAGAAGAACTCGGTCGATGCCATGCCTGATCTGCCGTTCAAGATCATGATGAACGTTGGTAACCCTGATCGCGCGTTCGATTTTGCCCAGTTGCCCAATGCCGGTGTCGGCCTGGCGCGTCTGGAGTTCATCATCAACCGGATGATCGGCGTGCACCCCAAGGCGCTGCTGAACTACGCCGGTCTGCCGCAAGACATCAAGGCCAGTGTCGACAAGCGTATCGCTGGCTACGACGACCCGGTCGGCTTCTACGTAGAGAAACTGGTTGAAGGTATCAGCACTTTGGCAGCGGCGTTCACGCCGAAAAAAGTCATCGTGCGCCTGTCGGACTTCAAGTCCAACGAATACGCCAACCTGATCGGCGGCAAGCTGTACGAGCCGGAAGAAGAAAACCCGATGCTGGGTTTCCGCGGTGCTTCGCGTTACATCAGCGAAAACTTCCGTGACTGTTTCGAGCTCGAATGCCGCGCCCTCAAGCGTGTGCGCAATGAGATGGGCCTGACCAACGTCGAAATCATGGTGCCGTTCGTGCGCACCCTGGGCGAAGCCAGTCAGGTCATCGATCTGCTCGCGGCCAACGGTCTGGTCCGTGGCGAGAACGGTTTGCGCATCATCATGATGTGCGAGTTGCCTTCCAACGCGATCCTGGCCGAGGAGTTCCTTGAATTCTTCGACGGCTTCTCGATTGGTTCCAACGACCTGACTCAGCTGACCCTGGGCCTGGATCGCGACTCAGGGATCATTGCTCACCTGTTCGACGAGCGTAACCCTGCTGTCAAAAAGCTCCTGTCGAACGCAATCCAGGCGTGCAACAAGGCTGGCAAGTACATCGGTATTTGCGGTCAGGGTCCTTCGGATCACCCTGATCTGGCCAAGTGGCTGATGGAGCAAGGCATCGAAAGTGTTTCATTGAACCCTGACTCCGTGCTGGAAACCTGGTTCTTCCTGGCGGAAGCTCAGGCGCCGGTCTGA